In Dermacentor andersoni chromosome 4, qqDerAnde1_hic_scaffold, whole genome shotgun sequence, the following proteins share a genomic window:
- the Uqcc1 gene encoding ubiquinol-cytochrome-c reductase complex assembly factor 1, whose translation MSLRVFPSLFNRAARYTGCRPALFACARKSMHVHAASESPIRPAASVAVGSRWERIKARVKWQFVTQDETRAGSVFIYESCVDKVDFRTFFSYFKLQDTFLSWFLVAELHVWMCMTRAMAELDDRRALCLQHELPRNLWNDTEKRIGKIGYMPTKLKRESLAYLSDHFNAMLLLYDEGLQGDDKALASALWRVFLMCEGRDPVALETLVHYVRKQIHMLDKMTLDQFIAEHSISWTPLLDCESKKQY comes from the exons ATGTCGTTACGTGTTTTCCCTTCGTTATTCAATCGTGCTGCACGCTACACAGGGTGTCGTCCTGCgttgtttgcgtgtgcgcgcaaAAGTATGCATGTCCACGCAGCTTCTGAG AGTCCAATACGACCAGCGGCTTCTGTGGCAGTGGGTTCAAGGTGGGAAAGAATAAAGGCACGCGTGAAATGGCAATTTGTAACTCAAGAT GAAACCAGAGCAGGGTCTGTTTTCATCTACGAAAGCTGTGTCGACAAGGTGGACTTCAGAACATTCTTCTCTT ACTTCAAGCTCCAGGACACCTTCTTATCGTGGTTTCTTGTCGCGGAGCTTCACGTGTG GATGTGCATGACGCGCGCTATGGCAGAACTAGACGATCGCAGAGCACTTTGCCTGCAGCACGAGCTTCCTCGTAACCTCTGGAATGATACGGAGAAACGTATCGGAAAAATTGGG TATATGCCAACAAAACTAAAGAGAGAATCCTTAGCGTACCTCAGCGACCACTTCAATGCCATGCTGTTACTGTATGACGAG GGTCTCCAGGGAGATGACAAGGCACTTGCAAGTGCCCTTTGGCGTGTTTTTCTCATGTGCGAAGGCAGAGATCCTGTGGCACTAGAAACACTTGTGCACTACGTCCGAAAACAG attcaCATGCTCGACAAGATGACATTGGATCAATTTATAGCAGAACATAGCATAAGCTGGACTCCTTTGTTGGACTGCGAGAGCAAGAAACAGTACTAG